GGGTAAACGCTGGCAGGCCCTGTCCACCGGACAGGTCTCACCACACAAAGCTTCGTCACAAAAGCGACAGCGCTGGTAAGACACCAGCTCGCTGGTGGTGTGGCGTTGCAGCAAGGCCGCTGCCAGCGGCTGGGCCGCCAGCAGCAAGGGTTCCAGACCCGAAAACAAGTCCGTCAACACCTGCCGCCGGATGGCCAGTAGACGGTCCGCTTCGGCCACGCCCGCCTCGGTCAGCACCAGCCCGACGAAGCGCCGGTTGGCTTGTGGAGTACGCTGCAGCAACCCTTCGCCAGACAAGCGGTCAGCAATCCGCACTGCAGCCGAATGGGTGACCCCCAGAACGGATGCCAGCCAGCCTACCGTGAACTGGTCGCAATGCCGTACCGAGAACAGGGTTGCAATCTCGGTCATCGGGCGTTCCGTCGCCTTGGCCAAGGCGGCCTCCTGCACATCGCGCAGCAGATCACCCAATGCGGCCAGCTGATTACTGGCGGCTTCGATACTGATCTCCATGTTTCAACCTCCTGCTAGATGGCCCTATTGTATCAGCTAGCCGTTTAACGTATGATTTATTCACATATGAATCAATCATACGTTAAACCTAAAGCCATGACGGCATGAAACCGCCTGGCTCACATCAGGAACGGCCCATGTCCCGCCCCATCAGCTGGCTCTATGCTGCAGTCTTGCTCAATCTGGTCTCCGGCCTGGCACAGCTTGGCCAGTACGGCATTGCCTTCCCGCTGCTGCCACTGGCCTTACAGCAACGGGGCGTAGCGCCGGCCCAGATTGGCCTGCTCTGTGCCCTACCCTGGGTGGGTATGGCCGCCGGGGTGCTGCTGGCCCCCTGGCTGATGCAGCGCATCCAGGCCTGGCGCACGGTGCTGATCGGGCTCCTGCTTGGTGCCGTAACCATCGCCAGCCTTGGCGATGCACCACTGTACGGATGGTGGTTATTGACGCCCCTGCTTGGACTGGCGCTCGGGCTACGCTGGATCGGCAATGAAAGCTGGCTGTATCGCTTGGTGCCACCACAGCGGCGCGGGGTGGTCGTCGGCTTGCATGAGACGGTGATTGCCATTGCCCTGCTGGCCGGGCCGCTGCTGATTGGCTGGCTGGGCAGCCGCAGCCTCGCCATCTGGTATCTGGCCGCAGGATTTGGCCTGCTCGCCATTCTGCCCTTGTGGCTCGCTCGCCAGCGCGAGCCAGACTGGTCTGCCGACTCGGTGACCACCACGGCCACGGTTGCTTTCTGGCGCAACCCGGCCTGCGCGCTGGGGGTGCTGGCGGGCTTGCTGGATACCGGGGCGATGAGCCTGTTTCCCAGCTTTGCGGCGCAGCAAGCAGCCTCTCCCACCCAGCAAGCCCTACTGATTGCCGTACTGGGGGGGGCGGGCCTGCTGTCGCAGCTACCGCTCGGCTGGCTGTCAGATCGCCTGGGCAGCCGCACTGCCGTGCTGGCGTGCCTGATTACCGCCATACTGGCCGCCGTGCTGACTGGCCTTGCCAGCCCGCAGCAACAGGGGCCACTCTGGCTGGCCGCTGCCTGCCTGGGCATCATGGGCAATGGCATGCTGACCCTGTCCATCGTCGTCGCTACCGAACAGCCGGGCGACGCCCGGCTGGCCATGCGCGATGTCTCGCTCGCCTTCACCTTCGGCTCGGTACTGGGACCCGCTTTACTGGGCAGCGTCATGCAGCATGCGGGAGCAGGCAGCTACTCATGGGTGCTGCTGGCGTTCGCACTCATCCCCATGCTGTGGCTACCACGCCTGCGGCCTGCGCTGCCATCCCCACAGCCATAGCCATTCAGTCCGCAGTAGCGGACTGCATGATGTTCACTGCGTCCTGGCTATACAGAAACGATCGCCAATTCAGCGCGGCCACCCGCTGGCGAAGGCGCTGCAACGGCCTTCCCCATTGACCATCCTGCGCCGACAGCCAAGCGAGATTACACAACTGGATATCATAGAAATGCCAGACGGCATGCGGGGCCTCCGCAGGCCCCAGCAAGCGGAGGGCACACCAGACCTGCTCGACAGCCACACGCACCTCTGCCACGGTCGGCGCTTCCAGATCATCCAGCGGTATGCAGCCCAAGCGGTG
This genomic stretch from Leeia aquatica harbors:
- a CDS encoding MFS transporter encodes the protein MSRPISWLYAAVLLNLVSGLAQLGQYGIAFPLLPLALQQRGVAPAQIGLLCALPWVGMAAGVLLAPWLMQRIQAWRTVLIGLLLGAVTIASLGDAPLYGWWLLTPLLGLALGLRWIGNESWLYRLVPPQRRGVVVGLHETVIAIALLAGPLLIGWLGSRSLAIWYLAAGFGLLAILPLWLARQREPDWSADSVTTTATVAFWRNPACALGVLAGLLDTGAMSLFPSFAAQQAASPTQQALLIAVLGGAGLLSQLPLGWLSDRLGSRTAVLACLITAILAAVLTGLASPQQQGPLWLAAACLGIMGNGMLTLSIVVATEQPGDARLAMRDVSLAFTFGSVLGPALLGSVMQHAGAGSYSWVLLAFALIPMLWLPRLRPALPSPQP
- a CDS encoding MarR family winged helix-turn-helix transcriptional regulator; amino-acid sequence: MEISIEAASNQLAALGDLLRDVQEAALAKATERPMTEIATLFSVRHCDQFTVGWLASVLGVTHSAAVRIADRLSGEGLLQRTPQANRRFVGLVLTEAGVAEADRLLAIRRQVLTDLFSGLEPLLLAAQPLAAALLQRHTTSELVSYQRCRFCDEALCGETCPVDRACQRLPSNGAG